CGTCTGGCGGTTTGATGGCCGGAAACTCGGGTTTGTAGGCTTCCCCACTACCACCACCAGACGTGTGTCTCACCGACCGGCTTCGACGACGGGCCGGGAGCGTTATCGAGCAGGTCGAACGCGGTCTCCGGCGAAAGCCCCAGTTCCTCCGCGACTTCCTCGGTAGAGACGACTGGGTTGTACCGCATATTCGTCTCCCGATTGACGATGGTGGCGGCGTCGTCGGGTGTGACGTTCCGCGATGCTTGCTCAGTCATCGCTCCGTTCCTCCCACGCCGACCGTCCAGAAGCCGGTACGTCTCGGTCGGAGTGGCGATTATCGCCACCCGCCTCCCCGTTCTGTCGCTGCTTCCACGCCGAGCGTCCAGCGGCGGGAGAGTCGCCGTCTTCGTCACTCGCGTTCAGTCGGCGCTTTTCGGTCTTGCTTCCACCGGGCGCACCTGCTGGCCCGTAGTCGGGCGTGTCGGACTTCCGCTGTTCGTACGCTGTCCGACCGGGGGCAGGAGCGTTGTTGCTCCTGCTGGTCTGGTTCGTTCGACTCCGCCCGTCGTCGTCCATCGAAGCGTGGAGTTCCTGTACGTCCTTGGTTAGTGCGGCGAGTTGGTCTCGAAGCCGCTCGATTTCTGGACTGCTCATATTCGTGGTTTCGGTCGCTGGTGATTGCTCGTCGGTACAATCCGCACACACGCAGTTGACTCGCGGAGCCGCACAGCCGTCTGCTGGCGAACACCGCGCCATCACCTCCATATTGTCAGGAAAGACGGCGATGTGGTCGGGGAATAGCGGGCCTTGAATCAGGTCGTAGTGGTCGCCCTGAAACGTCCCGGTGGTGTGTTCGTCGTCCACCGTCGCGTACCCCGCGCTCACGTTCAACTGCTCGCCTGCTCGCAGTTCCTCGACTACCTGCTCGGCGGTATCCCCGATGCTCTCTGCCTTCTCCACGTCAACTAACGCGGTTCCGCGCAGTTTCTCGCCACCGACAAACTCCGGGTCGAAGAACTCCCCGATGACGATACCCGTGTACGCGGTCGGATGTCGTGCTGTCTTGTCCCGGTTCTCCGGGTGGGAGAACGTGATGGGAACGCCATCCCACGCCTCGACGGTCTCCGCGATGCTCTCGGCGGGAAGGTACTCTTGCGTCCCGTTCTCCGGGTAGTCGAGTACCATCTCGCGGAGGGGAACCAGCGGGAACCGTAGGTACTCGCGTCCGTTCCGCTGGACGCTTCGCACGTTCGCGCTACCGACCGAGTTCTGGAACCAGCCGTTCGTTCGCTCGGTCGTCTCCATCTCCTCAGTCACGCCTCGGCCACCTCTTGCGCCTCAAGTTCGGCAACCCGTTCGCGGGTTGCGTCACGAATCAACTCGCTCGCCGTCGCATACCCGCCGTCTTCGCAGACGGCTTCGACTCGGCGGGCGAGCGAGTCCGGTATCTTTGGTCGCATCCGTACACTTAGTGTACGGGCCGCCAGCCCCAAAACGCTATTGTGGGATAAACCTCCGCTTTGTGGCTTCTACCGCCTGATTCGAGTTGAATCGAGCGGTGGTTTTGTGACCCTCCAGCACATACCTACTGGTGGGGCCAAGGCCCCTGCTCGTCGTACCAGAGTGGCTGGCTCACTTCGGAGGCTACGGCGAGCGAGTCAGTCGGACATGTTGGTGAACGTGTGCCTCCCGCGTTCCCTCCTCCACACAGACCGCCCCAGCCACGCGGTTTACTGCTCGATTTCTACTAGTAGATGTTGACGATTGAACGCTCACATGCCCTTCATCCCCTATCGTGATCGCCCGATCTCGATCGACGAGGGGTCCCGGGAGGTGTTCATTCCACACGAGACCGGCGTCTCGCTGACGACCAGAGACCACGAGCGCGACCACCGCCGCGTGACGATGGCCGACCTGATGACCGAGTGCAACTATCTGAACCCCGACGTGGAGGTCATCGCCGAGGTGAACACGGCAGCGAGCTTCGAGACGTTCGCCGAGACGCTGAACACGGGCCACGGGCTGCTCGGGACGACCCACGCCGAGGACGTAGAGACGCTGGTCAACCGCGTCGTCGAGCAGGGCCTCCCCCCCTACCTCCTGCAGGAGATCGATCTCCTCGTGTTCCCCAAGCGGGTCGGCGAAGACCGCTTCGTGGGAGAAGTCGTCGAGATCGTCGACGAGACCACGTACCGAGCGCTCGATCGGGACGCCGACAACTGCGGCGTCGTCCGGAAGGCCGACGCCACGGTGTACTGGAACACCGTCTGCACGCGCGATCGAAACGGCGAGTTCGAGCTCGCGGGGCTGGTCGGCGAAGGGAGCGAGCCGATCCACGCCTTCGAGCGGCTGGCCGACCAGACCGACCAGACGGTCGACGGCGTCGAAGCCATGTTCGAGCGCCGACACCGCTACGTCCAGTATCTCGTACAGGAAGGGATCACCGACGCCGACGAGCTGTTCGCGCTGCTGGCGGACCTCGAGACCGACGAGGCGGCGACGGTCGAGCGGCTACACCGAAAACGGACGGACGAACCGACGGTCCGCGGGGAGGAGATCGATGGCGACTGAGACGCCACGGCAGCTGAACCCGATCGATCGGGGCCTGTACGCCCTGTTCGCACAGCACGCCGACAGCGGCCGCCACGACGGCGACAGAGTCCGGTACCGGGCCGCAGATCTGGACGCGAGCTTCGAGCTGTATCTGGCCCGGACGTACGGACTGGCCTGGGTGGCCGGACTCGCCGGGTGTCTCTTCACGCTGGTCGTCACCGCGGTCGTCCCGCCGTCCGTCCTGGCCGAGGTCGTCGCGTTCTTCCAGAACGGCGTGCCCATCGTCAATCAGGTCCACTGGCCGGTCGTCCCGCGACCCGTCGTCGCCGTCGGAGCCGGTCTGGTCGGTGGTGGGGTACTTCGATTGCTCGTCGTCCGGGCCGGCAGTACGTACCTGCGGTGGGTGGGCGAGGCACGGCGCAGCGACATCGAGGCGACCCTCCCCGGTGCCGTGCGCTACCTCCGCGTGCTCGCGTCGGGGGAACACGATCAGCGGGCGATGCTCCGGCGCGTCGCCGACCAGGACGCGTACGGCGAGACCGCCGTCGCCTTCCAGCGGATCCTCAACCGGGCTGCGCTGACCGGCAGTCTCGACGAGGGGCTAGAACACGTCGCCAGCGAGACGCCCTCGCGGGACCTGCTGGCACCGTTCCTGCTGAAGTTCCGCGAGCACGCCAACCAGAGCGCCGACGCGCTGGAGGGGTACCTCCAGATGGAGGGGCGACTCCTCTCACACGAACAGTCGCGTCGTCACGAGCGCGCGACCGGGTTTCTCGAACTCCTGGCCGAGCTGTTCGTCGTGTTGCTCGTCTTGCCGGCGCTGCTGGTGTTGATCGTGACGATCATGGGCGTACTCTCGCCGGGACTGTCAGAGCAGGTCGCCACGCCCGTGGGACCGATGACCGTCCGGAGCGTGCTCGTCTACGGCAGTGCCGGCTTCGTTCTCGCGGCGGGCGCGTCGGCGTCGCTGCTGGTCTCGGCGATTCGGCCACACAGCGCCAGCGCACCGTCCTACACCGCTCCGGCGTCGCTCCGCTCGATCGTCGAGACGGCGAGTCGGAACCCGGCGAGCGCTGCGCGCGTGCTGGCCCCGACGGTGCCCGTCGTCGTCGCCGTCCTCGTGGGACTCGGCTATCGGCCGGTCAACGTCGCCTTGCTCGCCTACGTCGCGTACGGACTTCCGGTCGGGGCCGTCGCAGTTCGACGCGCCAAAGTCGACGACGCGAAAGACCGCGAGATTCAGGACTTCGTCCACGCCGTGTCGGGCCACGTCAGTCTGGGTCGGCCGTTCAGCGAGGCCGTCGAGCGGGTGGCCGAGGAGGTCGACCTGGGCGCGCTCCAGTCGGACGTGGACCAGCTCGCGTTCACGCTCGGCCTGACCGCCAGTCCGGACGACGACGCCACCGACGGCCGGGCCGCGGCACTCGATCAGTTCGTCGAGCGGGTCGGGACGCCGATGGCAGAGCAGACGATCGGGCTCGTCGTCGGCGCTCTCGACGCCGGCAGCGACGCCGAAGACGTGTTCGAGACCCTCCAGACGGAGATCGGGAAGCTCTACCACGAGCGCAAGGCGCTCCGCTCGTCGCTGCTCGTCTACGTCGCCGTCGGCTGGACGACGGCACTGCTCGTGGTCGGGATCGTCGTCGCGGTCAACGCCTACGTGCTGGACGGGTTCGCACAGCTCTCGACGGTGTCGAGTGGCCCCGGCATCACGATCGATCCGACCGCCGTCGATCCGCCCCGCGACCGCTATCGGTTCTACGTCGTCACGCAGGCGACGATGCTTGGCTGTGGGTGGTTCGCCGGCACCGCGAGCCGCGGGCGCTACGAGGCGCTCCTCCACTCGGGCGCGCTCGTCGCCGTGGCCTACGTCGTCTTCACCGGGGCTGGGATGGTATGACCGACCGCGCACAGTCTCACGTCGTCGGCGTGGTCTTGCTGCTCGGACTGACGGCCATCGCGATGGGCGGGCTGACCGCGACGATCGGGACGATCGTCGACGACCAGACGGCGAGTGCGGACGCGACTCGCGTCGCGGACGACCTCGACACCGCGTTGCGGCCGGTCGAGACGACGGGCCACCGCTCGGCGACGGTCAGCTTCGCCGACGGGACCCTCGGCGTCGAAGACCGAGAGCTCCGCGTCCTCGACACCAGTGGTGTCGTGGCGACTGTCGAGACGGACGCCGTGGTCTTCGAGAACGAGCAGCGCCGCGTCGGGGCCGTCGCCGGTGCGATCACCCGCGGCCGGGACGACAACACGTGGCTCAGAGCGACGCCACCGATCACGAGCGGACCAGACGTGCTCGTCGTCGGCGCACAGCGGCTCAACGGTTCCGGCAGCGTCGGCGGGACGGGCGGCGTGACGACGACACTCCGGACCAACGTCACGCACGACCGGCGGGCGCTCGGGAGCGGCGAGTACCGGGTCGCGATCGAGACGGCGACCCCCGGCGCGTTCGAGCGGTTCGCACGGGACCGCGGTCTGGACGCGACGGTCCGAGATCTCGACGGCGACGGTGTCCCCAGCGTCGTGATCGAGTACGAGGGGACGCGGACGGCGTATCTGGTCGTCCACGACATGCGACTGGAGGTGGGAGCGTGAACGACCGCGCGGTCACGCCGGTCGTCGAGAAGACGATCACGATCGGACTGGTCGCGCTCTTTCTGGCCGGCATGACTACCGCGCTGTTCGGCGGGGCGGTCCCGGCAGCCCGCGACGCCGCCGGGGCGTCGATCGGTGATCGGACGCTAGCGACGGCGACCGAACGCGTCGAGCAAGCGATCCCGCCGAACGTCGCGAACGTGACCGTCCGCGAGCGCGTCAGGTTGCCGGCGACGATCCGGGGCAGCGGCTACGCGATCGAGGCCGACGGTCGATCGCTCGTCCTCGATCACCCCGACCCCGCCGTCGGCGGCCGGAGTCGACTGGTCGTGCCACCGAGCGTGAGACGGGTGACCGGCTCCTGGGAGAGTGGCAGCGAGTCGACGGTCGTCGTCCGGACGGTCGAGGGCGATCTAGTGGTCACGCTCCGGGAGGGACGGCCGTGAACGGGCGCACACGTGAGGCGAGCGAACGCGCACAGACGGCGTTACCCGCCCTCGCGATTGCGCTGCTGGTCCTGACGATGGTGACGGGGATCGGCCTCGCACTGGCCGACGGCGCGATCGGAGCGGCCGACCGCGAGCCCGGTGAGCGACGCGTCGCCGTCTCGCTGGCGGCCGGCCTCGTCGCGCCCGAGTCGCCGCTGACGGAACGCGCGAACGTGCTCGACGAGGAGCGGCTGTCGAACGTAGACCAGCGCCGGCTGCGAACGGCGTTCCCGGTCACCGACGGGACGGCAGTCAGGGTCGAGCTTGACGGCGACCCGCTGGTGACGACCGGCACGCCGCGAACGGGAACGACGATCCGTCGCCTCGTGGTCGTCGAGGAGCGAACGACGGAACGGATCGAGCCGTCGCTGGGCTGGCAACGGCGCGTGACGCTGCCACAGCGGGGCGCTGGCGCACGCCTCACGCTCGTCCCGCCGGCCGGCACGAACGTGACCACGGTCCGAGCGAACGATCGCGTCGTCCTCCACGACGAGGACGGGCTCGCCGGCACCTACGAGATCGATCTCTCCAGATTCGAAACCACGACGTTGCAGTTCTCTGCGAGCGGGCCGCTACCGGACGGCAGCGTCGAAGTGGAGTACGACGCGCTCCGGACGCGCAAGGCGACGCTGGCGGTGACCGCCGATGGATAGGGCCCAGCTACCGGTCTCGCTGCTGGAAGCCGCACTCGGCGTCGTCGTGATCCTCGCAGTCGCGCTGGGGTTCGTCGTCGGTGTGCCCACGCCCGACACCCGAGAGCTACAGTTGACCGCCTACGCGAACGACGCGGCGACGATCCTGGTGAACGAACCGCCGGAACACCGAGATGCGACGCGGTTGGCCGAGGTCCTCGCCGACGAGCGGTCCTTCCAGCGCGAGCGGGGCGAGCTACGGGATCGGACCGGCGCGATCCTGCCCGACAACATCATGTTCAGGGTCGAGACACCACACGGAGCCGTCGGGTTTCCGGTCCCTGGGGGCGTCACTACCGGCGAGGCCACCGTGACGACTGTCGAGGGAGCGCTGACGATCCGGGTGTGGTACGCGTAGCCGGCGACACGACGAGTCGGCCGGAACGACGCGGAGCGAGAGTGGTGGGCGGTCACTCGTGGGCGGTGTCACCGCCAGATCGAAGCGTGGAGGCGGCACCGACGAGCGCGGTCACGCCGCCGACGACGACGAACTTCATGGGTCCTTCGGACGGCCGGTCTTCGAGGAACGCCTGCCCCGGCGAAGCGGGGTTGACGTACGCCGTCACCGTCTCGCCGACCTCGTACTCCGAGAGAGCGTCCTCGGCCGCCGAGCGGGTGTCGTAGTCCGTCGCGATGCTCGACGGACGAATGTCGTTGCCGGTGTAGGTCGTGCCGTCGTACTGGTACTCGAAGGTGACCGTCGGCTCGTAGTCCGTGCGGCCGCGCCGCTGGGGTATCGTCTCGACGCCGGTGTCGGTGATCGTCGCCTCGATCGTCGTCGTGTCCGACAGCGTTTGAGCCTGTTGCTGGTAGTCGTACGCGCCGTAGCCGGCGATGGCGACACCGACCACGAGGATGAAGACGCTGCCCTGGAGGAGGTCGAGTTGTTTGCCTGCGAGTGAGAGTTTCGGGGACACGCCGGCAGGTGAAAAGCCGGAGCGACTTAAACCCCAGAACCTCGCGACGGGACGGACGACGGCCCCGTACTGTCGAGAGGGCCTCGCGTAGAGTCACGGCAGGTCGCTCGCTCCGAGAGGCGATACTTTATATCCTATCGAGTGGGAGTGAATGATACTGTGTCTTCGAGACGCCCGGACGCCCGGCGTGGGCAACTCGTCCTCGTCGCGGCAGTCGTCGTCGCCGTCGCGCTGATCCCGATCGTGGTGGCGTATCTACAGCTGGGCTATCACGCCGACGTGCGCGCTGGTGGAGACTACGACGATCCGACGGCCGACGCGACTCGAACGCTGACGCGGGCGCTGGCGACGGCAAGCGCAGACGTACCCGCAGCGCACGGGTGGACCGACCGCGACGACGCGGCGACGACCGTGCGTGATCGGCTCGAACCCCGCATCGAGCACGTCGAGCGGGCACGCCTCGACGCCGGTACGGCGCGATCGCTGAGCTACAACGCGACGGACGCCCAGCGGTGGGCGGCGTCGTCGTGTCCGAGTGGCGACGGACGGTCGTTTGGTCGCTGTGTCGCGATTGACGGCGTCGTCGTACAGGAGCGGGCCGATCGGACGCACGTCCTGGGCGTCGCCGTCGACCTCACCGTGACGAGCGAGCGTGGACGGACGATGGCGACGGTGCGGGTGCCGACGGTGGCGGGCCGCGAGAGCTGATACTGCCGGCTGTACCTGTTTCGACATATTCGCGACCACGGGGTCGCGAAATTCTTCACAGACGTACAGCCGGCAGGATGACGAAGACGGATCGCTGCGAGCGTCAGGTATTTGTTTTCGAGACGATAACTCCGGGAGAGTACCGATGACAGACCGAGAGGTGATGAGCGATCTCCAGTTCCTGACTGGATCGCGTCACCGGGCGACGATACTCGCCGCACTCAGCGAGGAGCCGCTGCGCCCGACGGAGCTCTGTGATCGCGTCGAGGCGACGCGGACCACGGTCCAGCGGATCCTCGCCGGTTTTCGAGAGCGGACGTGGGCCGAGAAGATCGACGGGCGATATCGAGCGACGCTGACGGGGCGACGAGTACACGAGCGATATCGAACCCTCTGGGAGACCGTCGAGCGAGCCGACAGGCTCGCGCCGCTGGCGACGCATCTGGATCCGTTCGACGAGCCGCTCCCAGCCGAAGCGTTCGAGCGCGGAACGATCACGGAGGCGACCGAGCAAGAGCCCCTGGCGGCAGTCGACTGCATCGTCGAGTGGCTGAGAGACAGCCAGGGCGACCACATCGAGACGACGACGCCCATCGTCGCCAACACGTTCAACGAGACCGTCTCGGGACTGCTGGAGACGGAACTCAGCGTCGAGATGGTGATCGACGAGAACGTGTTGGAACGATCGATGACCGACTTCGAGACCGCACTCGAACGGGGGCAGACACACGAGTGTGTCGACGTGTGGGTCGCGCCGGAACCGTTGACCGACGGACTGATGGTCCGCTCGGACCACGCTGCCGTCGTCGCCTACGACGAGACGAACAACGTCCGTGCGGTGCTCGAATCGGACGACGAGACTGTCGTCGAGTGGGGACGCCGGCAGTTCGAGACGACGAAAGGCCGGGCACGACCGCTGGCAGACGTACTCTCCGAGAGTAGCGTCGAGGAGTAGCGCGAATCGTCAGCGGGGTGGTGATCGACGCCGCCGGGCGACAGACGACGGGTCGAACCACGGGCTCGGCTACGGGGCGGTCCGAGGTGGCGACGCCACCACGTATCGATAGCAGTTCTTGGAACACCTATAGTTACCTGCCGCCAAGTGTTACAGGGGCTGTAACAGCACTGTCGGAGCGATCCTGCACATCGTATATATACTCGCCGACCGAACTGATAGACATGTCACCGCCCGGACGTGAAGTCGAGTACACAGAATCCGACGTGATCGAGGTGTTCAAAGACCGCGACGACTACGCCGAGCCGTTGACGGCCTCGGAGGTCGCGGAGTTGCTTGGCTGTTCCCGACGGACCGCCCTGAACAAACTGCACGACCTCCAGGAGAGTACAGATCTGACGAGCAAGAAGGTCGGCGGTCGGAGCCGCGTCTGGTGGATCCCGGTCCGGATGGACTAGTCGAAGCCCCACTCTTCGGCCCGTTGCTTGGCTTCCGCTCTGGCCTGTTGTTTGATGGCGTCGATCTTCGCTTCGTCGTCGAGAAACGCCTCGACTGCACCGGCCTCAGAGCGGTCGGGATCGTCGTCGGTTGGCGTTTCCGTCTCTCGGTCGGCCGGGGCAGCGCGCCTGGTACTGGCCGCGAGGGCGGGATCACCCGCGAGACGTTCGGCGGGCATCCCGGGTGGCACTGCGAGTTCGGCGTGGTCGCCGATCCGGGCCAGTGCCGCGTCGTCGAGCGCGACGAGTTCGACGTGGTAGGGTCCCGGCATCCCCAGATCGGCCAGCGCACTGGGGCCGCCACGATCCGTCCCGGTGTAGTAGGCCTGTTCGGGCACGCCGTCGCGAAACGTGACGATTCCGTGGCCGCCAGCGTCCAGCAACAGCGTCTCCTGGGGCTCGAAGACGGCGTACCCCGTCAGAGACCGATCGAGCGCGGCCGCCAGCGGATCGCGCGGATCGGCGACGACCCGCGAGTGGACCAGCCTCCCCTCGGGGACGTTCATGGCGAGTCGGGGATCACGGCACTCCGGAACCGATCTGCGACCGCCTCGGAGCCGCGATCGCGAACGTCGATCCGCGTCGCCGCCCGCCTGAACGACGTTGCCGGCGGCGAAGACGGCGCGTGAGCAAGCAGTGGCCGACCGGCCCGCCGAGCCTCACGAGCAGCCTCGCTGGCCGGCACCGTCGCCAGCGTCGGCCCGTCGAAGTACTGCTCGGTCTTGGCCGCGATCTCGTCGATCGCGTCGTCGTCGTGGACCTTGTTGAAGAGGAGTCCGGCCACGTCGGTGCCGTAGGAGGTCGCGTACTCCTGTACTTTGAGCGCGTCGGACAGCGCCGGAATCGTCGGCTGCAAGACGACGATGACGCGATCGGCCAGTACGATCGGCAACACGGCCGAGCGACTGTCGAGGGCCGCGGCCGAGTCCAACAGCAGGATATCGGTTTCCGCGGCGAGGTCGGCCACGACGGCACGCAGACGGGTCGGGTCGGCGTCGCGAAAGTCGTCCAGGCTCGTTCCACAGGGGACGACCGTCATCCCGAACCGTTCGTAAGTCGCCGCTTCGACCGGCGCGTCGGCCGCGAGCACGTCGTGAAGCGTCGTCTCCACGTCCGCAAGCCCCGCGTGAAACAGCATGTTCGCCATCCCCGTGTCGGCGTCGACGACCGTCACGTCGTACTCCTCGGCCAGAGCCATCCCCAGCGCAAGCGTGCTGGTCGTCTTGCCGGTCCCACCTTTACCGCTCGCCACCGCGAAGGCCTCGACCATCGTACGATCGGCTGTCTCGCCTTGTTTTAAACAGTTGTGGATGTGGACCGAACGCAGCCGGTCAGTCGCGCCGCCCGACAGCCGCAAGCGAGGTCGCTGCCAGTCCGGCGAGGAAGATCGGCGGCAGTGGCCCCGAACCACTGGGTCCCGACTGGGAACTTTGACCCGGCGGCGGTCCACAGGAGGTCGCCGTGCCAGCAGTGCCCCCGGCAAACTGACACTCGTCGGTCGCAGATTTGACGACGACCGTCGAGATCGACTGTCCGGCGCTCCACTCGACCGTCACGACTTCCGACTGTCCGGTCCCGCTTTTGTACTCGGTCGGAGTCACTGTCACGCCCATCGAATCACCGCCCTCTGGCACGAACGTCCCGTCGCCCTGGTCCTCGAATTTGACCAGGAGGCGCTCGCCTTCGGGACACGGATCGTTGCCCGGTCCCTGTTCGCCCGGGACACAGAACGCGACGAAGCTGATCGCCGCGAGATTCTGTGGGGTGTCGGTCGGCGTGTCGGTTGGCGTGTCTGTCGGCGTGTCGGTTGGCGTGTCCGTCGGGGTATCGGTCGGAGTATCCGTCGGGGTATCGGTCGGAGTATCCGTTGGGGTATCGGTCGGCGTGTCGGTTGGCGTGTCGGTCGGAGTGTCCGTCGGCGTATCGGTCGGAGTATCCGTCGGGGTATCGGTCGGGGTGTCCGTCGGCGTGTCGGTTGGCGTATCGGTCGGAGTGTCCGTCGGCGTGTCCGTCGGCGTATCGGTCGGGGTATCCGTTGGGGTATCGGTCGGAGTGTCAGTCGGGGTATCGGTCGGAGTGTCGGTCGGAGTGTCAGTCGGGGTATCGGTCGGAGTGTCGGTCGGAGTGTCGGTCGGAGTGTCAGTCGGAGTGTCGGTCGGAGTGTCAGTCGGAGTGTCGGTTGGCGTGTCGGTTGGCGTGTCGGTTGGGGTATCCGTCGGCGTATCGGTCGGAGTGTCCGTTGGCGTTTCGAGCACTGCACAGTCGCTGTTCAGCACGTACGCCGCTCCGGCGTCGGCTGCACTGTCGTTCCGTGGCGCACCGATCGCGATGTCGTCGAAGCTGTCGTTGTCGAGATCGCCAGCGTCGGCGACCGCGCGGCCCGCTCGATCGCCGGCCGCTTCGCCGCGGAAGATCGCGTCGGCGTCACTCAGCGAGACGTTGCCCGAGAACGACTCGCTGCCGGCGACGACGTAGGCCGCACCGGAGGCGTTCCCGTTCGAGTCGTTCTGTGGCGCGCCGACGAGCACGTCGTCGACACCGTCACAGGTCACGTCGCCGGAGCCAGCCGATGAGACGGCAACGCCCGCCCGGTCGCGGGCACCTTCGCCGTCCAGGCGCACGTCCGCGTCGGCCAGTGACACGTCGCCGGACAGATCGCGCTCGCCGTAGACGACGTACGCCGATCCTGCTGCGACCGTTCCGTTGGGATCGGTAAACGGTGCGCCGACGATCACGTCGGCAGTGCTGTCGTTGTTCACGTCGCCCGCGTGCGCGACCGACCAGCCCGCGCGGTCCGCCCCGTCGACGCCGCGGAGTCGCAGGTCGGCGTCGCCGAGATCTCGCTCGCCGCCGACCGCGCCGTAGACGACGTATGCCGCGCCGCTACCGGTCGATCCGTCGGCGGCCGTGTAGTTGTTCGCACCGACGATCACGTCGGCCGTGCCGTCGGCGTTCACGTCGCCAGCGTGCGAGATCGACCAGCCGGCCTGGTCGCCCGGCGACTCGCCGGTCAGCGTAGCGGTCGACTCCGCCCCGAGGTCGACGGTGCCAAACAACCGCTCGCCGGAGACGAGATAGGCCGCTCCGGCGCTGTCGTTAGCGAAGGGTGCGCCGACGGCGACCCCGTCGGGACCGTCGAGTCCGCTGGCGTTCGAGACCGACCAGCCGGCCCGGTCGCCCGGCAACTCGCCCGTCAGCGTCACGTCCGCGTCGGCGAGGCTCATCCGGTCGGCCATCGTGTCGCCGCCGTAGACGACGTAGGCCGCCCCGGCGTTGCTGGCAGTGCTGTCGTTGCCCGGTGCGCCCACGATCACGTCTGCGTAGCCGTCGTCGTTCACGTCACCCGCGTACGACACGTCGTAGCCGGCGCGGTCAGAGGCCGCCGCGCCGGTGAGCGTCACGTCGGCGTCGGCCAGCGAGACCGTGCCCGGATCGGTCGGGCCGAAGACGATGTAGGCCGCTCCGGCGTTGGTCCCGCCGGTGTCGTTCTCCGGTGCGCCGACGACGAGATCGTCGATCCCGTCACCGTTCACGTCGCCCGCGTACGCGACCGACCAGCCCGCGGTGTCGTTTTCGGCCGTGCCGACGTACTTCGTGTCGGCGTCCGAGAGGTTCGTCTCGCCGGAGAAACCACTGGGTGCTGACTGCTGGGCGGCGATGGCGTCGTCCGTCCGCTGTGAGACGCCCGCGTCGTCGCCAGCGAGTGCTGTCACGCCCGCGACGATGGGGCTCGTCGCGACGACGGCGGCGATCAAGACGACGACCGTCGCCCGCCTGGTCCGCGATCGGATCTGAGAGCTGTCACTCATTATAGCAGACGAGAGCTGTGACACACTTCGTTATGGAGACAGAATTGGCGGAAATCCGATCCAACTCCCTCGAAATCGGCGACTATCGTGGCAACTGACACGGACGGTTGTCGCGATGTCCCGGTGAGCGTCGGGACTGGTAGACGCTCACCGGTACGCAACGACGACGTTCCGCATGTAACGGTCCACACAGCAACAGTCGATCACGATGCCGAAGAAGTGCGATAGGGCCAGATTACCGGCTTCGGCCGGCGACACTCGACCCCGAACTCAGAACTCGGTGCCCTTGCGCGCACCCTGGCCGTCGTCCAGCGGGTGGCGTTCCTTCGCGACGTTCGTGACGAGGTCGGCGTGCTCGGTCAGGAACGCCGGGCGCTCGTGGCCGCCGGTCAACACCAGTTCGAGACCGTCGGGCGCTGCCTCGATCAGCTCGATCACGTTCGCAGGCGCGATCAGGTCGCGGTTGGCGGCGTAGATGATCTCGTCGAGGACGAGCATGTGGACCCCGTCTTCGGGCGGGCCATCG
Above is a genomic segment from Halomicrobium sp. LC1Hm containing:
- a CDS encoding P-loop NTPase, producing the protein MVEAFAVASGKGGTGKTTSTLALGMALAEEYDVTVVDADTGMANMLFHAGLADVETTLHDVLAADAPVEAATYERFGMTVVPCGTSLDDFRDADPTRLRAVVADLAAETDILLLDSAAALDSRSAVLPIVLADRVIVVLQPTIPALSDALKVQEYATSYGTDVAGLLFNKVHDDDAIDEIAAKTEQYFDGPTLATVPASEAAREARRAGRPLLAHAPSSPPATSFRRAATRIDVRDRGSEAVADRFRSAVIPDSP
- a CDS encoding integrin alpha, translated to MSDSSQIRSRTRRATVVVLIAAVVATSPIVAGVTALAGDDAGVSQRTDDAIAAQQSAPSGFSGETNLSDADTKYVGTAENDTAGWSVAYAGDVNGDGIDDLVVGAPENDTGGTNAGAAYIVFGPTDPGTVSLADADVTLTGAAASDRAGYDVSYAGDVNDDGYADVIVGAPGNDSTASNAGAAYVVYGGDTMADRMSLADADVTLTGELPGDRAGWSVSNASGLDGPDGVAVGAPFANDSAGAAYLVSGERLFGTVDLGAESTATLTGESPGDQAGWSISHAGDVNADGTADVIVGANNYTAADGSTGSGAAYVVYGAVGGERDLGDADLRLRGVDGADRAGWSVAHAGDVNNDSTADVIVGAPFTDPNGTVAAGSAYVVYGERDLSGDVSLADADVRLDGEGARDRAGVAVSSAGSGDVTCDGVDDVLVGAPQNDSNGNASGAAYVVAGSESFSGNVSLSDADAIFRGEAAGDRAGRAVADAGDLDNDSFDDIAIGAPRNDSAADAGAAYVLNSDCAVLETPTDTPTDTPTDTPTDTPTDTPTDTPTDTPTDTPTDTPTDTPTDTPTDTPTDTPTDTPTDTPTDTPTDTPTDTPTDTPTDTPTDTPTDTPTDTPTDTPTDTPTDTPTDTPTDTPTDTPTDTPTDTPTDTPTDTPTDTPTDTPTDTPTDTPTDTPTDTPTDTPQNLAAISFVAFCVPGEQGPGNDPCPEGERLLVKFEDQGDGTFVPEGGDSMGVTVTPTEYKSGTGQSEVVTVEWSAGQSISTVVVKSATDECQFAGGTAGTATSCGPPPGQSSQSGPSGSGPLPPIFLAGLAATSLAAVGRRD